The genomic DNA TTCTTGATCTTGGCCACCACCTCGACCAGCGCCTCGTCGGCTTCGCGAACCAGCTCGGCGCGCTCCTCCCGCTCCCCGAGCGTTTTCGGGAAGCGGCCCTTGAGGAACTTGTCCACGCGCCGGAGGATGGGCGCGAAGGCGCCGCCCGCGAAGCGCTTGTTCTTCTCGTAGAGAAGTCCCAGCGTGATGAAGTGGGGGGACTCGAACTGGAAAGCGTAGCTTTCCTCGCCGCTCTCCGGCTCCTCCTCCACCAGGCCCCGGTACATGCGGATGACCTCGAGGGACTTCTCCTTGAGGTTGTGGGCCTTCTCCGTATTGAGGGCGAGGATCTGGAAGGCGACCTCGGGCTCGGGCACCAGGATGGCCGGCACCAGCTTGGCCTTGAGCTTCTCCAGCACCACGCGTCGGTGATTGCCGTTGGGCGTCCAGTAGAGCCCCACCTTCGGCGACATCACGACGATGGGATCCACGAAGCGATCGATCTTCTTGACCACCTCCTGCAGGCGCTTGGCATGCGTGGGCGAGAGGTCGCGCTGATACGGGGTCGGCTCGACCTTGCCCATGGGCAGGAGACAGAAGATCTGCCAGTGCTCGCCCACCGGCTCGCGGTAGAGAGCCAGGGCGAGGCCGCCGTCGCGCTCGACCTGTTCGGCCAGCGCGACCACCGCCTTGGGCGCGTCCTCGTCCGGGAACTTTCCCCACGTGGCCATGGCGCCGATTATGCCCGACCCGTCAAGGCCGCGCGCGAGACATTACGCGGGCGCCGTCTTCGTGGCGCGGCGTCGGATCAGCTGA from Candidatus Methylomirabilota bacterium includes the following:
- a CDS encoding chromosome partitioning protein ParB; amino-acid sequence: MATWGKFPDEDAPKAVVALAEQVERDGGLALALYREPVGEHWQIFCLLPMGKVEPTPYQRDLSPTHAKRLQEVVKKIDRFVDPIVVMSPKVGLYWTPNGNHRRVVLEKLKAKLVPAILVPEPEVAFQILALNTEKAHNLKEKSLEVIRMYRGLVEEEPESGEESYAFQFESPHFITLGLLYEKNKRFAGGAFAPILRRVDKFLKGRFPKTLGEREERAELVREADEALVEVVAKIK